The following are encoded in a window of Brevibacillus ruminantium genomic DNA:
- a CDS encoding chromate transporter, translated as MIYWQLFLAFFRIGIFGYGGGPTMIPLFYTECVRKYKWVDEEDFTDNLAMANALPGPIGTKLAAYVGYQLKGWTGALIANCAMVLPTVLVMIGLLQVIYQWKDAPGVYGMIQAIQPVIAVMTGVLTWEFLQKGWQGSKNKSGAAVSLALSLVALLFLDLHPGIVVVIALALSFGYATWAVRKQRSKGDKEGAA; from the coding sequence ATGATCTATTGGCAGTTGTTTCTGGCTTTTTTCCGGATCGGTATTTTTGGTTATGGCGGCGGCCCGACCATGATTCCTTTGTTTTATACCGAATGCGTAAGGAAGTACAAGTGGGTGGATGAAGAAGACTTTACCGATAATCTGGCCATGGCCAATGCGCTGCCCGGACCGATCGGCACCAAACTGGCGGCTTATGTGGGCTACCAGTTGAAAGGGTGGACAGGTGCGCTGATCGCCAACTGCGCGATGGTGCTGCCGACCGTTCTTGTGATGATCGGGCTGCTTCAGGTGATTTATCAGTGGAAGGATGCCCCCGGGGTATATGGGATGATTCAGGCGATTCAGCCGGTGATTGCAGTGATGACGGGTGTCTTGACGTGGGAATTCCTGCAAAAGGGGTGGCAGGGAAGCAAGAACAAGAGCGGTGCCGCCGTTTCGCTGGCGCTCTCATTGGTGGCATTGCTGTTCCTTGATTTGCACCCCGGCATCGTGGTGGTGATCGCGTTAGCCTTATCCTTTGGCTATGCGACCTGGGCCGTCCGCAAACAACGGAGCAAAGGAGACAAGGAGGGGGCAGCATGA
- a CDS encoding chromate transporter, translating into MIYLQLFWAFFISNILGYGGGPPSIPLIQNEVVDHYGWLTMKEFGEILAVANALPSPIATKLAGYVGYQVAGVPGATVALLATVAPTAIAMVLLLGFLNLFRNSPQVKAMTQSVRPIVTVLLGVMTYEFLMGAVEGIGWMQTGLLTVASFLLLEKWKLHPALVMGIAMCYGFFFIG; encoded by the coding sequence ATGATCTATCTTCAGTTGTTTTGGGCCTTTTTTATCTCCAATATTTTGGGGTATGGGGGCGGGCCGCCGAGCATTCCGCTGATTCAAAATGAAGTGGTCGATCACTATGGCTGGTTAACGATGAAAGAGTTCGGGGAAATTCTCGCCGTAGCCAACGCGCTTCCCAGTCCGATTGCGACCAAGCTGGCCGGATATGTCGGCTATCAGGTAGCTGGAGTCCCGGGCGCGACGGTTGCCCTGCTGGCGACGGTTGCACCCACTGCGATCGCCATGGTCTTGCTGCTGGGCTTTCTCAATCTGTTTCGCAATTCGCCCCAGGTAAAGGCCATGACACAATCGGTTCGGCCCATTGTGACGGTACTGCTGGGTGTGATGACCTATGAATTTCTGATGGGGGCAGTGGAGGGAATCGGCTGGATGCAAACCGGACTTCTCACAGTGGCATCATTTTTGCTGCTGGAAAAATGGAAGCTCCATCCGGCCCTGGTGATGGGAATTGCCATGTGCTACGGGTTTTTCTTTATCGGCTAA
- a CDS encoding gamma-glutamyltransferase family protein: MSFFDAMEYPYASRRMTTYARNGMVATSQPLAAQAGLDLLKKGGNAIDAAIATAACLTVVEPTSNGIGGDAFALVWVNGELHGLNASGPSPKGISIEAVKALGYEEMPTYGWIPVTVPGAPAAWAELSRRFGKLPLQEVLQPAIDYAENGFPLSPTLAHYWKLAFERFSQVGKGAEFAAWFDTFAPNGRPPKVGEIWRSPGHAETLRKIAETKGESFYSGELAEKIDAFSRQYGGFLRLHDLASYRPEWVKPISVHYRGYDVWEIPPNGQGLVALLALNILKGFTFNAKESVDTYHKQIEAIKLAFADGFRYITQEDKMSVRVADLLTEEYAAYRRTLISEEACIPEPGEPLASGTVYLAAADGEGNMVSFIQSNYMGFGSGVVVPGTGIALQNRGKNFSLDPHHANRLEPGKKSFNTIIPGFLTKNGQAVGPFGVMGGFMQPQGHVQVVMNTVDFLLNPQAALDAPRWRWIEGKTVEVEHHFPEHIALTLERKGHQIKWGMGPTGFGRGQIIWRDDQGVLIGGTDMRTDSCIAAW, encoded by the coding sequence ATGAGTTTTTTTGACGCAATGGAGTATCCGTATGCTTCTCGGCGGATGACGACCTATGCCCGCAACGGCATGGTCGCCACCTCTCAGCCGCTGGCGGCGCAGGCGGGACTGGATCTTTTGAAAAAAGGAGGCAATGCCATTGATGCGGCAATTGCCACGGCAGCGTGCCTGACTGTGGTGGAACCCACCTCAAACGGAATCGGCGGGGATGCGTTTGCGCTCGTGTGGGTAAATGGAGAGCTGCACGGTTTAAACGCCAGCGGCCCCTCTCCAAAGGGAATTTCGATTGAGGCAGTAAAAGCACTGGGGTATGAAGAAATGCCAACCTACGGCTGGATTCCGGTGACGGTACCGGGAGCGCCGGCGGCCTGGGCTGAACTCTCCAGACGCTTTGGCAAGCTGCCTCTTCAGGAAGTGCTCCAGCCAGCTATTGACTACGCGGAGAACGGGTTCCCCCTCTCGCCGACGCTGGCCCACTACTGGAAGCTGGCCTTTGAGCGATTTAGCCAGGTTGGGAAGGGAGCTGAATTCGCCGCCTGGTTTGATACCTTTGCGCCAAACGGGCGTCCTCCGAAAGTGGGGGAAATCTGGCGTTCGCCTGGACACGCCGAAACTCTTCGGAAAATTGCGGAAACAAAAGGGGAGAGCTTCTACTCCGGAGAGCTTGCGGAAAAGATCGATGCATTTTCTCGACAATACGGCGGTTTTCTCCGTCTTCATGATTTGGCTTCCTATCGCCCGGAATGGGTCAAGCCGATCAGTGTGCATTACAGAGGCTATGATGTCTGGGAAATCCCGCCGAACGGCCAAGGGCTCGTTGCCTTGCTTGCACTGAACATTTTGAAGGGCTTCACCTTTAACGCAAAGGAGTCTGTCGATACCTACCATAAGCAGATCGAGGCGATCAAACTGGCCTTTGCCGACGGCTTCCGCTACATTACGCAGGAGGACAAGATGAGTGTTCGCGTAGCTGATCTTCTGACGGAGGAGTACGCTGCCTACAGGCGCACCCTGATCAGCGAGGAAGCGTGCATCCCCGAGCCGGGCGAACCGCTTGCCAGCGGTACCGTCTACCTGGCAGCCGCGGACGGAGAAGGCAATATGGTTTCCTTCATCCAGAGCAACTACATGGGCTTTGGATCGGGAGTCGTGGTGCCGGGAACGGGGATTGCCCTGCAAAACCGCGGAAAGAACTTCTCTTTGGACCCTCATCACGCCAATCGGCTGGAGCCGGGGAAAAAATCCTTCAATACGATTATCCCGGGCTTCTTGACCAAGAACGGTCAGGCGGTAGGGCCATTTGGTGTGATGGGCGGCTTCATGCAGCCGCAGGGTCATGTACAGGTCGTCATGAACACGGTCGATTTTCTGCTCAATCCGCAAGCTGCCCTGGACGCACCCAGATGGCGCTGGATAGAGGGGAAAACAGTAGAAGTAGAGCATCATTTTCCCGAGCACATCGCGCTGACGCTGGAGAGAAAAGGGCACCAGATCAAGTGGGGAATGGGGCCAACCGGCTTTGGGCGGGGGCAAATTATTTGGCGCGATGATCAAGGGGTGCTGATCGGAGGCACGGATATGCGGACGGACAGCTGCATCGCCGCATGGTAA
- a CDS encoding DUF169 domain-containing protein, whose protein sequence is MSVQKVSEAIQAYIRPDSFPVGIKIVKNESDLPAKAKRPSRDLGYLITICQAVGFSRRYGWTIAMDGADLSCPIAQVAFGYEEQLPFYSEGHLACGMYTDSLEAGAKSEQDVPKFSREESGYYVSFPLERASVEPDVVVVYGNSAQIMRLVAGMLYKRGGSIPSTFSSRADCADIAIKPLQTGEPQVIVPCYGDRLFAQTQDHEMAFSFHYRDAEELIAGLEGTNKGGIRYPIPTYLRYQAEFPPTYQKLSQQFAEKEQP, encoded by the coding sequence ATGAGCGTTCAAAAAGTAAGTGAAGCGATTCAGGCGTATATTCGTCCTGACAGCTTTCCGGTCGGAATCAAAATCGTCAAGAATGAAAGTGATTTGCCTGCCAAAGCAAAGCGACCGTCCAGAGATCTCGGGTATCTGATCACGATTTGCCAGGCGGTTGGTTTTTCTCGCCGCTACGGTTGGACGATCGCCATGGATGGAGCGGACCTCTCCTGTCCCATCGCGCAGGTGGCTTTTGGTTATGAGGAGCAGCTTCCCTTTTACTCCGAAGGGCATCTGGCCTGCGGGATGTATACCGATTCGCTGGAGGCGGGGGCGAAAAGCGAGCAGGATGTGCCCAAGTTTTCGCGAGAGGAGAGCGGGTATTACGTCTCCTTTCCGCTGGAGCGGGCTTCGGTTGAACCAGACGTCGTGGTGGTCTACGGGAATTCCGCGCAAATCATGCGTTTGGTCGCCGGCATGCTGTACAAGCGGGGCGGTTCGATCCCGTCGACCTTCTCCAGCCGGGCCGATTGCGCCGACATAGCGATCAAGCCGCTGCAAACAGGTGAGCCGCAAGTGATCGTTCCCTGTTATGGCGACCGCCTGTTTGCGCAGACACAGGATCATGAGATGGCCTTCAGCTTTCATTACCGCGATGCAGAGGAGCTGATTGCCGGGTTGGAGGGAACCAACAAGGGCGGCATCCGCTATCCGATCCCTACCTACCTGCGATACCAGGCGGAATTTCCGCCGACGTATCAGAAGCTGAGCCAGCAATTTGCTGAGAAGGAGCAACCCTGA
- the spoIIP gene encoding stage II sporulation protein P has translation MLLRTQTMLIAVCLLFLLTPFSVAQAATHVEVTVDQLNIRSAPDTTSQIVGTITKATRLSIVSQRNGWTQVKLANGQSGWLNNKYVKMIEIPRIIYVKSTVDMLNVRAEPNATAQILQIIDKNGVFLQVKKQGSWAQIKLSDKVNGWVNASYLTETAAPAPAPTPAPPPPVLQTPAPNPNLTPTEPAAPPAGVPAAPPAPGVPAAPPAGVPAAPPALGVPAAPPAGVPVAPPAPSVPVSPPISNVPPTVGVGLEQTGNTLVLHDGFEVFSDPDIWATVVGWLPAGTVVTHQGNTNGWYKISYNGTYGYIFGPTPNAGGAQGQPNNSPGTSTPVPAAPAQTEASIRVKNPDTNLRSGPGTDYAVVGVVQPGQTYPIIQTEGDWYLIRMPDQSSAYIAGWIVELVQPAGSAPGTGTGSPGVGYNAGMIGNETVYIYHTHNRESWHNVAKMTQGSSVDDPVNNITLVGKRLGELLQAKGVPTMVSQDDFAQKLAEQKKSFAMSYTESYKAVVAAANTSPHLKYLFDIHRDGNEPRSKVAHTLNGKTYARILFVIGTANPNYQENKNLAEHLHAHLEAAYPGLSRGIILKGKNEGNGEYNQSISGGSLLLEIGGTNNTLEECYNTAEALSEVIVRHMLESQLVYK, from the coding sequence TTGCTTTTACGTACACAAACCATGTTGATCGCTGTTTGTCTCCTGTTTTTGCTGACGCCCTTTTCGGTCGCACAGGCGGCAACCCATGTCGAGGTAACCGTCGATCAGTTAAATATTCGCAGTGCTCCAGATACAACTAGCCAGATAGTCGGAACCATCACCAAAGCTACACGGCTGTCTATCGTTTCGCAGCGAAACGGCTGGACACAAGTAAAGCTGGCAAATGGCCAGTCGGGGTGGCTCAACAATAAATACGTCAAAATGATCGAAATTCCCCGGATTATCTATGTAAAGAGCACGGTAGACATGCTGAATGTGCGGGCGGAACCGAATGCTACTGCGCAAATCTTGCAGATTATCGACAAAAACGGCGTATTCTTGCAAGTGAAAAAACAAGGGAGCTGGGCACAGATCAAGCTCTCTGACAAAGTGAACGGCTGGGTTAACGCAAGCTACCTGACAGAAACGGCTGCACCCGCTCCGGCGCCAACCCCGGCTCCGCCACCGCCAGTGCTGCAAACTCCAGCGCCAAACCCAAATCTAACGCCAACTGAGCCGGCGGCCCCGCCCGCAGGTGTACCAGCAGCTCCACCCGCACCTGGTGTGCCGGCAGCCCCGCCCGCAGGTGTACCAGCAGCTCCACCCGCACTTGGTGTGCCGGCAGCCCCGCCCGCGGGTGTACCAGTAGCTCCACCCGCACCTAGTGTGCCGGTGAGCCCGCCCATATCGAATGTACCGCCTACTGTGGGAGTTGGCCTGGAACAAACGGGAAACACACTTGTGTTGCATGACGGCTTCGAAGTATTTTCCGATCCGGATATTTGGGCCACTGTCGTCGGTTGGCTTCCCGCCGGCACGGTTGTTACGCATCAAGGGAATACAAATGGATGGTACAAGATCAGCTACAACGGCACCTATGGCTATATTTTCGGCCCCACCCCAAATGCGGGGGGAGCCCAGGGCCAGCCAAACAATTCGCCAGGGACAAGCACTCCTGTGCCAGCCGCGCCGGCTCAAACGGAAGCATCCATTCGCGTGAAAAATCCCGACACCAACCTGCGAAGCGGTCCCGGGACCGATTATGCGGTGGTGGGAGTCGTTCAACCAGGGCAAACGTATCCGATCATCCAAACGGAAGGAGATTGGTATTTGATTCGCATGCCCGACCAGTCTTCTGCCTATATTGCCGGTTGGATTGTTGAACTGGTCCAGCCGGCAGGAAGCGCGCCGGGTACGGGAACCGGCAGCCCCGGGGTTGGCTACAATGCCGGGATGATCGGAAATGAGACCGTCTATATCTATCACACACATAACCGTGAATCCTGGCACAATGTTGCGAAGATGACACAGGGCAGCTCCGTGGATGATCCCGTGAACAATATTACGTTGGTCGGGAAGCGGCTGGGTGAGCTGTTGCAGGCGAAGGGCGTCCCCACGATGGTGAGCCAGGATGACTTTGCCCAGAAGCTGGCCGAGCAAAAGAAGAGCTTTGCCATGTCCTACACAGAATCGTACAAGGCGGTCGTGGCAGCAGCAAACACGAGCCCCCATTTGAAATACCTGTTTGACATTCACCGGGACGGTAACGAGCCCCGCAGCAAGGTAGCCCATACCTTGAACGGCAAGACGTATGCCCGCATCTTGTTTGTCATCGGGACGGCCAATCCGAACTATCAGGAAAACAAAAATTTGGCGGAACATCTTCATGCCCACCTGGAGGCGGCGTATCCCGGCTTGTCACGCGGCATTATTCTGAAAGGGAAGAACGAGGGAAATGGCGAGTATAATCAGTCTATTTCCGGAGGGAGCTTGCTCCTGGAAATCGGTGGAACCAACAATACACTCGAGGAATGCTACAACACAGCAGAGGCACTTTCCGAGGTGATTGTCCGCCATATGCTGGAATCCCAACTGGTCTATAAATAA
- a CDS encoding aminopeptidase has protein sequence MADPRIQELASRLIRYSLNLQKGEKVLIENIGIQVPLVRALVREAFAVGALPLVTLKDQEIMRALKQGTSQEHMELMAKHELARMQDVDAYIAVRAFENINEYADISDEKMGLYSRHFYQPVHSNERIPNKRWVVLRYPNKSMAQLSNMSLEGFEDFYFSVCNLDYSKMSRAMDPLVELMERTDRVRLVGPKTDLSFSIKGIPAIKCDGKRNIPDGEVYTAPVRDSVEGTIFYNTASNYHGISFTDVQFTFSKGKIVEATSSNTKALNEILDTDDGARYIGEFAIGFNPHIMHPMLDILFDEKIAGSFHFTPGNAYTVADNGNRSSIHWDLVQIQRPEYGGGEIWFDDVLIRKDGRFVLPELQGLNPENLV, from the coding sequence ATGGCAGATCCACGCATTCAAGAACTGGCCAGTCGCCTCATCCGATATTCACTTAATCTGCAAAAAGGGGAAAAGGTTCTCATTGAAAATATCGGCATCCAGGTGCCGTTGGTCCGAGCGCTTGTGCGCGAAGCATTCGCAGTGGGCGCACTTCCTCTAGTGACATTGAAAGATCAAGAAATTATGCGTGCACTGAAACAAGGGACCAGTCAGGAGCATATGGAGCTAATGGCCAAACATGAGCTGGCCCGTATGCAAGATGTAGACGCCTATATCGCTGTCCGCGCTTTTGAAAATATCAATGAGTACGCGGATATTTCCGATGAAAAGATGGGACTATATTCTCGTCACTTCTATCAACCGGTCCACTCCAATGAACGGATTCCCAACAAACGCTGGGTGGTGCTCCGCTATCCAAACAAATCGATGGCGCAGCTTTCCAATATGAGTCTGGAGGGCTTTGAGGATTTCTACTTCTCCGTCTGCAATCTGGATTACTCCAAAATGTCCAGGGCGATGGACCCGCTGGTCGAATTGATGGAGCGGACCGACCGTGTCCGTCTCGTCGGGCCGAAAACAGACCTGTCTTTCTCGATCAAAGGAATTCCCGCCATCAAATGCGACGGCAAGCGCAACATCCCGGACGGCGAGGTATATACTGCTCCGGTTCGTGATTCTGTAGAAGGAACGATTTTCTACAATACAGCCTCCAACTACCACGGCATCTCTTTCACGGATGTCCAATTTACCTTCTCAAAAGGTAAAATCGTCGAAGCAACCAGCTCCAATACCAAAGCGCTGAACGAAATCCTGGATACGGATGACGGGGCACGCTATATCGGCGAGTTTGCCATCGGCTTCAACCCGCATATCATGCATCCGATGCTGGACATCCTGTTTGACGAAAAGATCGCAGGCAGCTTCCACTTTACTCCGGGGAATGCCTATACCGTAGCAGACAACGGAAACCGCTCCTCCATCCACTGGGATCTGGTACAAATCCAGCGTCCAGAATACGGCGGTGGGGAAATCTGGTTTGACGATGTGCTGATCCGCAAAGACGGCCGCTTTGTCTTGCCAGAGCTGCAAGGGCTGAATCCAGAGAACCTGGTCTAA
- a CDS encoding MBL fold metallo-hydrolase → MRDTFIPVTSAASGLGQEITSDVYVHCVQIVNICLVGNPQSAEWVLIDTGMPKSAAEIFAVAEDRFGPDSRPKAIILTHGHFDHVGAVIELSSLWDVPVYAHELEFPYLNGTSDYPEPDGSVEGGFLAKLSPLFPYGGIDLGSRLQPLPDDGTVPHMPGWRWIHTPGHSPGHVSLFREQDRTLIAGDAFVTVRQDSLYKVLTQTVEFTGPPRYLTTDWEAARESVAKLEALHPSRAVTGHGLPVAGEELSAGLARLVRDFDSIAIPDYGRFVEPEPASVPENMELF, encoded by the coding sequence TTGCGGGACACATTTATTCCAGTCACCTCTGCAGCGAGCGGTCTCGGTCAGGAAATCACTTCTGATGTGTACGTGCACTGTGTACAAATCGTCAATATTTGTTTGGTGGGAAATCCGCAGTCTGCCGAGTGGGTGTTAATCGATACCGGCATGCCGAAATCGGCTGCTGAAATTTTCGCTGTAGCCGAAGACCGCTTCGGGCCCGATTCCCGTCCAAAGGCGATTATCCTGACGCATGGCCATTTTGACCATGTCGGTGCCGTGATTGAGCTTTCTTCGCTTTGGGATGTGCCTGTGTACGCTCATGAGTTGGAGTTTCCTTATCTGAACGGCACATCGGACTACCCTGAGCCTGACGGTTCTGTCGAAGGAGGCTTTCTTGCCAAGCTTTCTCCGCTGTTTCCGTACGGGGGAATCGATTTGGGAAGTCGCCTTCAGCCACTGCCTGATGACGGTACCGTCCCCCATATGCCGGGCTGGCGCTGGATTCATACACCCGGTCACTCTCCCGGACACGTCTCCCTGTTCCGCGAGCAGGACCGGACGTTGATCGCCGGAGATGCCTTTGTCACCGTCAGACAGGATTCCCTCTATAAAGTGCTGACGCAAACAGTCGAATTTACGGGTCCTCCCCGCTATTTGACCACAGATTGGGAGGCCGCCCGGGAATCCGTCGCCAAGCTGGAAGCCCTTCACCCGTCCAGAGCTGTCACTGGTCACGGTTTGCCTGTGGCAGGTGAAGAGCTTTCTGCGGGACTCGCCCGGCTCGTTCGTGATTTTGACAGCATCGCTATCCCTGATTACGGACGTTTTGTGGAACCAGAACCTGCTTCTGTCCCTGAGAATATGGAGCTGTTTTAA
- the purC gene encoding phosphoribosylaminoimidazolesuccinocarboxamide synthase, whose protein sequence is MEKREQLYEGKAKRIYRTSLENQYWVEYKDDATAFNGEKKATISGKGELNNRITAIFFTMLKERGIDNHFIRLLSPTEQLVRQVEIILLEVVIRNIAAGSLAKRLGMEEGTPLPHPVVEFYYKDDALGDPLVNASHIKVLGIATEEDQAQLEKMGLAVNEVLTEYLQERNILLVDFKLEFGRTPEGEILLADEISPDTCRFWDARTKEKLDKDRFRRDLGGVEEAYQEMLKRLGGEAHV, encoded by the coding sequence GTGGAAAAACGAGAACAACTATACGAAGGAAAGGCGAAACGGATCTATCGTACGTCTTTGGAAAATCAGTATTGGGTCGAGTACAAGGATGATGCTACCGCTTTTAACGGGGAAAAAAAGGCGACCATTTCCGGCAAGGGAGAACTCAACAACCGGATCACGGCGATCTTTTTCACCATGCTGAAGGAACGGGGCATCGATAATCACTTTATCCGGTTGTTGTCGCCGACGGAGCAGTTAGTCCGCCAGGTGGAAATCATTCTGCTGGAAGTTGTGATTCGCAACATCGCTGCCGGCTCCCTGGCAAAACGGTTGGGCATGGAGGAAGGTACGCCTCTTCCACATCCTGTCGTTGAATTTTACTACAAAGACGATGCGCTTGGTGACCCACTCGTCAATGCTTCCCATATCAAGGTACTGGGGATTGCCACAGAGGAAGACCAGGCCCAGCTTGAAAAAATGGGACTGGCGGTCAACGAAGTGTTGACCGAATATCTGCAGGAGCGAAACATCCTGCTCGTCGATTTTAAACTGGAGTTTGGCCGTACACCGGAAGGGGAGATTCTCCTCGCCGATGAAATATCACCGGACACCTGCCGTTTCTGGGATGCCCGGACGAAAGAAAAGCTGGACAAGGACCGTTTTCGCCGCGATCTTGGCGGAGTAGAAGAAGCCTATCAGGAAATGCTGAAGCGATTGGGAGGAGAAGCACATGTATAA
- the purS gene encoding phosphoribosylformylglycinamidine synthase subunit PurS, translated as MYKAVVYVTLRQSVLDPQGHAVKGALHSLGFDEVKDVRIGKYMEVELDTSDRSQAEERISAMCEKLLANTVIEDYRFEIVEG; from the coding sequence ATGTATAAAGCTGTCGTTTACGTAACTTTGCGTCAAAGCGTTTTGGACCCACAGGGACATGCAGTCAAAGGAGCGCTGCATTCACTTGGATTTGATGAAGTAAAAGACGTGCGCATCGGGAAATACATGGAGGTCGAGCTGGATACTTCCGACCGGAGTCAGGCGGAAGAGCGGATTTCGGCCATGTGTGAAAAATTGCTCGCCAATACGGTGATTGAAGATTACCGCTTTGAGATTGTGGAGGGCTGA
- the purQ gene encoding phosphoribosylformylglycinamidine synthase subunit PurQ, producing MRVAVIVFPGSNADVDMFQAVEDVMNVQVDYIWHSANDLSGYDVILLPGGFSYGDYLRCGAVARFSPIMEQVTKAAEEGKLVMGICNGFQILTEAGLLPGALLRNRSLKFRCKLTALRVENNETAFTRDYQAGEVIQIPIAHGEGNYYCDEETLAKLKANNQIVFRYNGENPNGSLEDIAAICNEKGNVLGMMPHPERAVHEWMSSADGRRMFTSILRTWEERNSVKANA from the coding sequence ATGCGAGTAGCCGTAATCGTCTTTCCCGGTTCCAATGCTGACGTGGATATGTTCCAGGCAGTAGAAGATGTGATGAACGTGCAGGTTGATTACATCTGGCACTCTGCTAACGACTTGTCGGGCTACGATGTCATTTTGCTCCCTGGCGGTTTTTCCTACGGGGATTACCTGCGCTGCGGAGCTGTCGCCCGTTTCTCGCCAATCATGGAGCAGGTGACCAAGGCTGCGGAAGAAGGCAAGCTGGTCATGGGCATCTGCAACGGCTTTCAAATCCTCACGGAAGCAGGGCTCCTGCCGGGAGCGCTGCTGCGAAACCGTTCGCTTAAATTCCGCTGCAAGCTGACTGCCCTGCGTGTTGAAAACAATGAAACAGCCTTTACCCGCGACTATCAGGCGGGAGAAGTGATTCAGATTCCAATCGCGCACGGCGAGGGCAACTATTACTGTGACGAAGAAACACTGGCCAAGCTGAAAGCAAATAACCAGATCGTCTTCCGCTATAACGGAGAAAACCCGAATGGCTCTTTGGAGGATATCGCGGCGATCTGCAATGAAAAAGGAAATGTGCTCGGCATGATGCCTCACCCGGAACGGGCTGTTCACGAGTGGATGAGCTCCGCGGACGGACGGCGCATGTTTACCTCGATACTACGGACATGGGAGGAACGAAACAGTGTCAAAGCCAACGCATAG